The following are from one region of the Quercus robur chromosome 1, dhQueRobu3.1, whole genome shotgun sequence genome:
- the LOC126689267 gene encoding pentatricopeptide repeat-containing protein At2g30100, chloroplastic, translated as MASAYALNFSFRSSISPHRYQYFVPQFHRGFWARNCWKIMNHQQNPSSYFVVPKRVSKNRELIRSSNSVELDHYVTSDEEEEEDKSEEEDEMSEGFLEAIEELERMTREPSDILEEMNERLSAKELQLVLVYFAQEGRDSWCALEVFEWLKKENKVDKETMELMVAIMCGWVKKMIEKEHHEVGDVVDLLVDMDCVGFKPGFSMVEKVISLYWEMGMKEKVVFFVKEVLRRGFADADAHAHARDDGHKGGPTGYLAWKMMVDGNYRDAVKLVINLRESGLKPEVYSYLIAMTAVVKELNELAKALRKLKSFARAGLVAELDEENVRLIEKYQSDLLADGVRLSNWVVQEGSSSLSGVVHERLLAMYICAGRGLEAERQLWEMKLVGKEADGDLYDIVLAICASQKEVSATSRLVTRIEVANSLRKKKSLSWLLRGYVKGGHYDDAAETLIKMLDLGFHPEYLDRAAVLQGLRKGIHRSGNVETYLKLCKHLSDASLIGPALIYLYMKKYKLWIVKML; from the exons ATGGCCTCTGCATATGCATTGAATTTCTCGTTTCGTTCGTCGATTTCGCCTCATCGGTACCAGTATTTCGTTCCTCAATTTCATCGTGGTTTTTGGGCGAGAAACTGTTGGAAAATCATGAACCACCAGCAAAACCCTAGCAGCTACTTCGTTGTCCCCAAAAGAGTAAGCAAGAATCGAGAACTCATCAGGTCGTCGAATTCGGTGGAATTGGACCACTACGTGACGAGCgacgaggaggaggaggaggacaAGAGCGAAGAAGAAGACGAAATGAGCGAAGGGTTTTTGGAGGCGATAGAGGAATTGGAGAGAATGACTCGAGAGCCGTCCGATATTCTCGAGGAAATGAACGAACGGTTGTCAGCGAAGGAGTTGCAGCTAGTGCTTGTGTATTTCGCACAGGAAGGAAGGGACTCGTGGTGTGCGCTTGAAGTGTTTGAGTGGTTGAAGAAGGAGAATAAGGTGGATAAGGAAACAATGGAGCTTATGGTGGCGATAATGTGTGGTTGGGTGAAGAAGATGATTGAAAAGGAACATCATGAAGTTGGGGATGTGGTGGATTTGTTAGTCGATATGGATTGTGTCGGCTTTAAACCCGGGTTTAGTATGGTTGAGAAGGTGATTTCTTTGTATTGGGAGATGGGGATGAAGGAGAAGGTCGTTTTCTTTGTTAAAGAAGTGTTAAGGCGTGGTTTTGCTGATGCTGATGCCCATGCTCATGCTCGCGATGATGGACATAAGGGAGGACCAACTGGATATCTTGCTTGGAAGATGATG GTTGATGGTAACTACAGGGATGCagtcaagttggtgattaatcTTAGAGAATCTGGGTTGAAGCCAGAGGTCTACAGCTACCTCATTGCAATGACAGCAGTGGTTAAAGAGCTGAATGAATTAGCAAAAGCTTTACGCAAGTTGAAAAGTTTTGCAAGAGCTGGGTTGGTAGCTGAGCTTGATGAAGAAAATGTGAGGCTTATTGAGAAATATCAGTCAGATCTTCTAGCTGATGGCGTACGCTTGTCTAATTGGGTGGTTCAAGAGGGAAGCTCTTCACTTTCTGGGGTGGTTCATGAGAGGCTTCTAGCTATGTATATTTGTGCTGGTCGTGGGCTGGAAGCTGAAAGGCAGCTGTGGGAAATGAAGCTTGTAGGTAAAGAGGCTGATGGAGACCTGTATGACATTGTTTTAGCCATCTGCGCTTCCCAGAAAGAGGTCAGTGCTACATCGCGGTTGGTAACTAGAATCGAAGTTGCAAACTCTTTACGCAAGAAGAAAAGCCTATCATGGTTGTTGAGAGGTTATGTTAAAGGAGGACATTACGATGATGCTGCAGAAACACTAATTAAAATGCTTGATCTAGGCTTTCATCCAGAGTATTTGGACAGGGCAGCTGTGTTGCAGGGTTTAAGAAAAGGGATCCACCGATCTGGAAATGTAGAAACTTACCTCAAGCTTTGCAAGCACCTCTCTGATGCAAGTTTGATTGGACCTGCTCTAATCTATCTTTATATGAAGAAATATAAGCTTTGGATCGTAAAAATGCTTTGA
- the LOC126689273 gene encoding ethylene-overproduction protein 1 isoform X2, which yields MHGLKLVERFKSTQVHALSPSDTTTGGKSSRGKFINHKIKSFSKSKPSNWVSVSESTHLPYGLPTTDLLEPFIDPHLKPVDFVGTLADLYRRLQTCSAQSNDKSMLCIEQYSLLRSLGDPKLLRQCLRAARQNAGDVHSKVVLSAWLRIERREDELVGVSAMDCSGHILDCPKAALVSGYAFNSIHDNCQCLKDHSEVIDTSMFIGNECLGLNEDSDVSFCIGNEEIKCVRYRIAALSRVLNVMLFGSFLESKMDRIDFSQIGISVKGMRAAEVYSRTRRLDFFSPEIVLELLSFANRFCCEEMKSACDAHLASLVGNLEDALVLIEFGLEETANLVVASCLQVMLRELPSSLYNWKVMKFFCGSEARERLARVGHASFLLYYFLSQVAMEESMVSNITVILLERLRECATERWQKALVSHQLGCVLLERKEYKDAQHCFEAAAVAGHVYSTAGVARAKHKQGQQYSAYKMMSSIISENKPVGWMYQERSFYNVGREKILDLKTATELDPTLLFPYKYRAVAKVEEKQIREAILEIDKIIGFKLSPDCLELRAWFFLVVEDYESALRDIRVLLTLEPNYMMFHGKVTGDYLIGLLSHRVQQWNQADCWMQLYQRWSCIDDVGSLAIIHQMLANDPGKSLLRFRQSLLLLRLNCQKAAMRSLRLARNHSISEHEILVYEGWILYDTGHREEALSRAEKSILLQRSFEAFFLKAFILADKSLDPESSSYVVQILKEALKCPSDGLRKGQALNNLGSIYVDCGKLDLAADCYMNALDIKHTRAHQGLARVYHQKNQRQAAYDEMTKLIEKAQNNASAYEKRSEYCDQEMAKFDLDTATQLDPLRTYPYRYRAAESHITSSDG from the exons ATGCATGGTCTTAAGCTAGTAGAGAGATTCAAGAGCACCCAAGTTCATGCTCTTAGTCCCTCAGACACTACCACTGGTGGTAAAAGTAGCAGAGGAAAATTTATCAACCATAAAATCAAATCCTTTTCAAAGTCCAAACCTTCCAACTGGGTCTCAGTATCTGAGTCAACTCATCTTCCTTATGGACTCCCTACAACTGACCTTCTTGAACCCTTCATAGACCCCCACCTCAAACCCGTTGACTTTGTAGGGACTTTAGCTGACCTTTATCGCCGCCTTCAAACTTGCTCTGCCCAATCCAATGATAAGTCAATGCTATGCATTGAGCAGTACTCACTGTTGCGCAGCCTTGGTGATCCCAAGCTGCTCCGGCAGTGTCTCCGTGCTGCGCGTCAAAACGCTGGTGATGTGCACTCAAAGGTTGTGCTTTCAGCATGGTTGAGGATTGAGAGGAGGGAGGATGAGCTTGTTGGTGTATCAGCTATGGATTGTAGTGGTCACATTCTTGATTGTCCTAAGGCTGCTTTAGTATCTGGGTATGCTTTTAATTCAATTCATGATAATTGCCAATGTCTGAAGGACCACTCTGAGGTTATTGACACGTCAATGTTTATAGGGAATGAGTGTTTGGGTTTGAATGAGGATAGTGATGTTTCATTTTGTATTGGTAATGAGGAAATTAAATGTGTCCGGTATAGAATTGCAGCATTGTCAAGAGTACTTAATGTTATGCTATTTGGTAGTTTCTTGGAGTCAAAAATGGATAGAATTGATTTCTCACAAATTGGGATATCTGTAAAGGGAATGAGAGCTGCGGAAGTGTATAGTAGAACTAGAAGGTTGGACTTTTTCAGTCCTGAGATTGTTTTGGAGCTACTTTCTTTTGCAAATAGGTTCTGTTGCGAGGAGATGAAGTCTGCTTGTGATGCCCATTTAGCTTCACTGGTTGGTAATTTGGAGGATGCATTGGTTCTTATTGAGTTTGGTTTGGAAGAGACAGCGAATCTTGTTGTGGCATCTTGCTTGCAGGTAATGCTAAGAGAGCTCCCGAGTTCACTTTATAATTGGAaggtgatgaaatttttttgtggcTCTGAGGCTAGGGAGAGATTGGCCAGGGTGGGGCATGCTTCGTTCTTGCTGTATTATTTCCTAAGCCAGGTTGCAATGGAGGAAAGCATGGTATCTAATATAACAGTGATATTACTGGAGAGATTGAGAGAATGTGCAACAGAGAGGTGGCAGAAGGCGCTTGTATCACATCAATTAGGTTGTGTGTTGCTTGAGAGAAAAGAGTATAAGGATGCTCAGCATTGTTTTGAGGCAGCTGCTGTAGCAGGTCATGTTTATTCTACGGCTGGTGTAGCAAGAGCAAAACACAAGCAAGGACAACAGTATTCGGCCTACAAGATGATGAGCTCTATCATCTCTGAAAATAAACCAGTTGGGTGGATGTACCAGGAGCGGTCTTTTTATAACGTTGGGAGGGAGAAGATCTTGGACTTGAAAACTGCAACTGAATTGGATCCTACTCTTTTGTTTCCATATAAATACAGAGCTGTAGCAAAGGTGGAGGAGAAGCAGATTAGGGAAGCCATTTTGGAGATTGACAAAATTATAGGGTTTAAGCTTTCACCTGATTGCCTTGAATTGCGGGCTTGGTTCTTCCTTGTAGTTGAGGATTATGAAAGTGCTCTTAGAGATATTCGAGTACTTTTAACTTTAGAACCCAATTACATGATGTTTCATGGGAAGGTCACTGGGGATTACTTGATTGGGCTCCTCAGCCATCGGGTTCAGCAATGGAATCAAGCTGATTGCTGGATGCAACTCTATCAGCGATGGTCTTGTATAGATGATGTTGGCTCTCTGGCTATCATACATCAGATGCTGGCAAATGACCCGGGAAAGAGTCTCCTCCGGTTTCGGCAATCTCTGCTTCTTTTGCG GCTAAATTGTCAAAAGGCTGCAATGCGCAGTTTGCGATTGGCTAGAAATCATTCTATCTCTGAGCATGAAATTCTAGTATATGAAGGATGGATTTTGTATGACACTGGTCACCGTGAAGAAGCTCTCTCTAGGGCAGAGAAGTCCATTTTACTTCAGAGGTCATTTGAAGCTTTTTTCCTTAAAGCATTCATATTGGCAGATAAAAGTCTGGATCCTGAATCTTCAAGTTATGTAGTCCAAATTCTGAAGGAAGCTCTTAAATGTCCTTCAGATGGTCTTCGGAAGGGGCAA GCTTTAAATAATCTAGGGAGTATTTATGTGGATTGTGGTAAGCTGGATCTGGCAGCAGATTGCTACATGAATGCCCTTGACATCAAGCATACAAGAGCCCATCAAGGGTTGGCACGTGTTTATCATCAAAAAAATCAACGGCAAGCTGCATACGATGAGATGACCAAGCTAATAGAGAAAGCACAAAATAATGCATCAGCATATGAGAAACGGTCAGAATATTGTGACCAAGAAATGGCAAAATTTGATCTTGATACAGCAACGCAATTGGATCCACTGAGGACATATCCATACAGATACAGGGCAGCAG AATCACATATCACCAGTTCTGATGGATGA
- the LOC126689273 gene encoding ethylene-overproduction protein 1 isoform X1 gives MHGLKLVERFKSTQVHALSPSDTTTGGKSSRGKFINHKIKSFSKSKPSNWVSVSESTHLPYGLPTTDLLEPFIDPHLKPVDFVGTLADLYRRLQTCSAQSNDKSMLCIEQYSLLRSLGDPKLLRQCLRAARQNAGDVHSKVVLSAWLRIERREDELVGVSAMDCSGHILDCPKAALVSGYAFNSIHDNCQCLKDHSEVIDTSMFIGNECLGLNEDSDVSFCIGNEEIKCVRYRIAALSRVLNVMLFGSFLESKMDRIDFSQIGISVKGMRAAEVYSRTRRLDFFSPEIVLELLSFANRFCCEEMKSACDAHLASLVGNLEDALVLIEFGLEETANLVVASCLQVMLRELPSSLYNWKVMKFFCGSEARERLARVGHASFLLYYFLSQVAMEESMVSNITVILLERLRECATERWQKALVSHQLGCVLLERKEYKDAQHCFEAAAVAGHVYSTAGVARAKHKQGQQYSAYKMMSSIISENKPVGWMYQERSFYNVGREKILDLKTATELDPTLLFPYKYRAVAKVEEKQIREAILEIDKIIGFKLSPDCLELRAWFFLVVEDYESALRDIRVLLTLEPNYMMFHGKVTGDYLIGLLSHRVQQWNQADCWMQLYQRWSCIDDVGSLAIIHQMLANDPGKSLLRFRQSLLLLRLNCQKAAMRSLRLARNHSISEHEILVYEGWILYDTGHREEALSRAEKSILLQRSFEAFFLKAFILADKSLDPESSSYVVQILKEALKCPSDGLRKGQALNNLGSIYVDCGKLDLAADCYMNALDIKHTRAHQGLARVYHQKNQRQAAYDEMTKLIEKAQNNASAYEKRSEYCDQEMAKFDLDTATQLDPLRTYPYRYRAAVLMDDQKETEAVEELTKAISFKPDLQMLHLRAAFYESMGNLTSALQDCQAALCLDPDHKETLDLYNRARD, from the exons ATGCATGGTCTTAAGCTAGTAGAGAGATTCAAGAGCACCCAAGTTCATGCTCTTAGTCCCTCAGACACTACCACTGGTGGTAAAAGTAGCAGAGGAAAATTTATCAACCATAAAATCAAATCCTTTTCAAAGTCCAAACCTTCCAACTGGGTCTCAGTATCTGAGTCAACTCATCTTCCTTATGGACTCCCTACAACTGACCTTCTTGAACCCTTCATAGACCCCCACCTCAAACCCGTTGACTTTGTAGGGACTTTAGCTGACCTTTATCGCCGCCTTCAAACTTGCTCTGCCCAATCCAATGATAAGTCAATGCTATGCATTGAGCAGTACTCACTGTTGCGCAGCCTTGGTGATCCCAAGCTGCTCCGGCAGTGTCTCCGTGCTGCGCGTCAAAACGCTGGTGATGTGCACTCAAAGGTTGTGCTTTCAGCATGGTTGAGGATTGAGAGGAGGGAGGATGAGCTTGTTGGTGTATCAGCTATGGATTGTAGTGGTCACATTCTTGATTGTCCTAAGGCTGCTTTAGTATCTGGGTATGCTTTTAATTCAATTCATGATAATTGCCAATGTCTGAAGGACCACTCTGAGGTTATTGACACGTCAATGTTTATAGGGAATGAGTGTTTGGGTTTGAATGAGGATAGTGATGTTTCATTTTGTATTGGTAATGAGGAAATTAAATGTGTCCGGTATAGAATTGCAGCATTGTCAAGAGTACTTAATGTTATGCTATTTGGTAGTTTCTTGGAGTCAAAAATGGATAGAATTGATTTCTCACAAATTGGGATATCTGTAAAGGGAATGAGAGCTGCGGAAGTGTATAGTAGAACTAGAAGGTTGGACTTTTTCAGTCCTGAGATTGTTTTGGAGCTACTTTCTTTTGCAAATAGGTTCTGTTGCGAGGAGATGAAGTCTGCTTGTGATGCCCATTTAGCTTCACTGGTTGGTAATTTGGAGGATGCATTGGTTCTTATTGAGTTTGGTTTGGAAGAGACAGCGAATCTTGTTGTGGCATCTTGCTTGCAGGTAATGCTAAGAGAGCTCCCGAGTTCACTTTATAATTGGAaggtgatgaaatttttttgtggcTCTGAGGCTAGGGAGAGATTGGCCAGGGTGGGGCATGCTTCGTTCTTGCTGTATTATTTCCTAAGCCAGGTTGCAATGGAGGAAAGCATGGTATCTAATATAACAGTGATATTACTGGAGAGATTGAGAGAATGTGCAACAGAGAGGTGGCAGAAGGCGCTTGTATCACATCAATTAGGTTGTGTGTTGCTTGAGAGAAAAGAGTATAAGGATGCTCAGCATTGTTTTGAGGCAGCTGCTGTAGCAGGTCATGTTTATTCTACGGCTGGTGTAGCAAGAGCAAAACACAAGCAAGGACAACAGTATTCGGCCTACAAGATGATGAGCTCTATCATCTCTGAAAATAAACCAGTTGGGTGGATGTACCAGGAGCGGTCTTTTTATAACGTTGGGAGGGAGAAGATCTTGGACTTGAAAACTGCAACTGAATTGGATCCTACTCTTTTGTTTCCATATAAATACAGAGCTGTAGCAAAGGTGGAGGAGAAGCAGATTAGGGAAGCCATTTTGGAGATTGACAAAATTATAGGGTTTAAGCTTTCACCTGATTGCCTTGAATTGCGGGCTTGGTTCTTCCTTGTAGTTGAGGATTATGAAAGTGCTCTTAGAGATATTCGAGTACTTTTAACTTTAGAACCCAATTACATGATGTTTCATGGGAAGGTCACTGGGGATTACTTGATTGGGCTCCTCAGCCATCGGGTTCAGCAATGGAATCAAGCTGATTGCTGGATGCAACTCTATCAGCGATGGTCTTGTATAGATGATGTTGGCTCTCTGGCTATCATACATCAGATGCTGGCAAATGACCCGGGAAAGAGTCTCCTCCGGTTTCGGCAATCTCTGCTTCTTTTGCG GCTAAATTGTCAAAAGGCTGCAATGCGCAGTTTGCGATTGGCTAGAAATCATTCTATCTCTGAGCATGAAATTCTAGTATATGAAGGATGGATTTTGTATGACACTGGTCACCGTGAAGAAGCTCTCTCTAGGGCAGAGAAGTCCATTTTACTTCAGAGGTCATTTGAAGCTTTTTTCCTTAAAGCATTCATATTGGCAGATAAAAGTCTGGATCCTGAATCTTCAAGTTATGTAGTCCAAATTCTGAAGGAAGCTCTTAAATGTCCTTCAGATGGTCTTCGGAAGGGGCAA GCTTTAAATAATCTAGGGAGTATTTATGTGGATTGTGGTAAGCTGGATCTGGCAGCAGATTGCTACATGAATGCCCTTGACATCAAGCATACAAGAGCCCATCAAGGGTTGGCACGTGTTTATCATCAAAAAAATCAACGGCAAGCTGCATACGATGAGATGACCAAGCTAATAGAGAAAGCACAAAATAATGCATCAGCATATGAGAAACGGTCAGAATATTGTGACCAAGAAATGGCAAAATTTGATCTTGATACAGCAACGCAATTGGATCCACTGAGGACATATCCATACAGATACAGGGCAGCAG TTCTGATGGATGACCAAAAAGAAACTGAAGCCGTAGAAGAGCTTACAAAGGCCATCTCTTTCAAGCCTGACTTACAAATGCTTCATCTTCGAGCAGCATTTTACGAGTCAATGGGGAACCTCACCTCTGCTCTCCAAGATTGTCAGGCAGCACTCTGCTTGGACCCTGACCACAAGGAAACACTTGATTTGTATAATCGAGCACGGGATTGA